The Microscilla marina ATCC 23134 genome window below encodes:
- a CDS encoding tetratricopeptide repeat protein: MNKKNLKKPVLILFIGLCLITTLFTSLWAQPSSNYIDSLQQVLTVSEGKQRVDLLNELSDLNSRKELNEAITLAKEALQLSQKIKYPLGQAYASYNLGHHLISQGSYSQALDYLFVALKIYEQVDVAIKKAQVLRAIGHVYNGWQAHQKAVEYYKQQLKIGLEIKDTATIGSAYLNLSYAFVQSKKPNRAIQFIDESLKYSLATQDTLRIIIARANRADAYFQLGKRKKALQLLLEVHEWYKNHYYQDYEQYACADIAGVYLVENQLNNALIYATKGYLLAINSGSKPKAKEISDLLYKIHKRKGNTSKALHYLEKSRAYQDSILNDQKKNELASQDLLRLLEKYEVENKSLKEYRATNERFKTRRNVIGIFILFILAFVLVIGFLLYRNNKFNL; this comes from the coding sequence ATGAATAAAAAGAACCTGAAAAAGCCTGTACTAATATTGTTCATCGGGCTTTGTTTGATCACAACATTATTTACTTCATTATGGGCACAACCATCATCAAACTATATAGATAGCCTACAGCAAGTATTGACTGTGTCAGAAGGCAAACAAAGGGTAGACTTGCTCAACGAATTGTCTGACTTGAATAGCCGAAAAGAACTGAATGAGGCCATCACCCTTGCCAAAGAAGCCCTGCAACTATCACAAAAGATAAAGTACCCGCTGGGGCAAGCCTATGCCTCTTATAACCTGGGGCACCACCTCATTTCGCAAGGCAGTTATTCTCAGGCACTTGATTATTTATTTGTTGCACTCAAAATTTATGAACAGGTAGATGTTGCAATCAAAAAAGCCCAGGTACTGCGTGCCATTGGGCATGTGTACAATGGCTGGCAAGCACACCAAAAGGCAGTAGAATATTACAAACAACAACTAAAAATAGGTCTTGAGATCAAAGATACTGCTACTATAGGTTCCGCTTACCTTAACTTGAGCTATGCCTTTGTCCAAAGCAAAAAGCCCAACCGTGCCATTCAGTTTATTGACGAGTCTCTCAAGTATTCATTGGCTACCCAAGACACCCTAAGGATAATCATAGCCAGGGCAAACCGGGCAGATGCTTATTTTCAATTGGGCAAGCGTAAAAAAGCGTTGCAGCTTTTACTAGAGGTGCACGAGTGGTACAAAAACCACTATTATCAAGACTATGAACAATATGCCTGTGCCGATATTGCGGGGGTTTATCTGGTAGAAAACCAATTGAATAATGCATTGATTTATGCCACCAAAGGCTATTTGTTGGCAATTAACTCAGGCAGCAAGCCCAAAGCCAAAGAAATTAGCGATTTGTTATATAAGATACACAAGAGAAAAGGCAACACAAGTAAGGCTTTGCATTACCTGGAGAAATCGAGGGCATACCAAGACAGTATTTTGAACGACCAAAAGAAAAACGAGTTGGCAAGTCAGGATTTATTGCGTTTACTGGAGAAGTACGAGGTAGAAAACAAGTCATTGAAAGAGTACCGGGCAACCAATGAACGTTTTAAAACCAGAAGAAACGTGATTGGTATTTTTATTTTGTTTATTTTGGCTTTTGTGCTGGTGATAGGGTTTTTATTGTATCGTAACAACAAATTTAACTTGTAG
- the dnaG gene encoding DNA primase, translated as MRISEETIEQIRDVVDIVDVVGDFVSLKKKGGNWWAHSPFTNEKTPSFSVSPAKGIFKCFSSGKGGDAITFVMEVEKLSYPEALRYLAQKYNIELDEDEPPTPEEVARQNERESLLIALEYASKHYEKNLHQTPEGQAIGLAYFKERGFSVKTIETFELGYSLDSWEAFTKQAQADQYSLPILVKAGLTIDKNGRYFDRFRDRVIFPIHNLAGKVIAFGARILKNDKKQAKYLNSPESPVYHKSKVLYGLYQAKKSLRDDDCYLVEGYTDVISLHQAGIENVVASSGTSLTSDQIRLIRRFTPNITVLYDGDAAGIKAAIRGIDLVLEEGMNVKVVLFPDGDDPDSYVKKVGGTAFKDFINQNSQDFITFKARLYMEETKQAASGDQPFKRAEMIREVVESITKIPDAIKRSVFYRECSALLEVDEAVLIDEGNKILKQDAKKRQDRQFREQKKQAREQKRQQQLPPPADFPFDLPPPPDGEFYIQDEGLIQVDPEMTPPPLIGEGDDTDVATEPITPQDPFKSPIAFQEKEHIRILLNYANHDLKEDGKLCAFLLDEISEVKFETPIYAKMLEIFREKLKEDNIITADYFIQQHENEEMKKAAVDLISERFEISENWVERHGIFVPKDEDILDSMVVKAILRLKLRHVRKMLTENSLKMNDAQTIEAQEAVMMLHMELKSLEKEIAERLGNVILK; from the coding sequence ATGCGTATTTCAGAAGAAACCATCGAGCAAATTCGCGATGTAGTTGATATTGTGGATGTTGTGGGCGATTTTGTCTCACTCAAAAAAAAGGGAGGCAACTGGTGGGCACATTCTCCTTTTACCAACGAGAAAACGCCTTCGTTTTCGGTGTCTCCGGCAAAGGGCATTTTTAAGTGCTTTAGCTCAGGTAAGGGGGGCGATGCTATCACGTTTGTGATGGAGGTAGAAAAGCTGAGTTATCCGGAGGCGTTGCGTTACCTTGCCCAAAAGTATAACATTGAGCTTGACGAGGATGAGCCACCTACCCCAGAGGAGGTGGCACGGCAAAACGAACGCGAAAGTTTGTTGATTGCCCTAGAGTATGCCAGCAAGCATTACGAAAAAAACCTACATCAAACTCCTGAGGGTCAAGCCATTGGTTTGGCTTATTTCAAAGAACGAGGCTTTAGTGTCAAAACGATTGAAACTTTTGAGCTGGGCTATAGCCTGGATAGTTGGGAAGCTTTTACTAAACAAGCTCAAGCCGACCAATACAGCCTGCCTATTTTGGTAAAGGCAGGGCTTACCATAGACAAGAACGGGCGCTACTTTGACCGCTTCCGCGATCGGGTCATTTTTCCGATTCATAACCTGGCGGGTAAAGTGATTGCTTTTGGCGCGCGTATTCTCAAAAATGATAAAAAACAAGCCAAGTATCTCAACTCCCCCGAATCGCCGGTTTACCACAAGAGCAAGGTGTTGTATGGGTTGTATCAAGCCAAAAAATCATTGCGTGACGATGATTGTTACCTGGTAGAGGGTTATACCGATGTAATATCGCTGCACCAAGCAGGCATAGAAAATGTGGTGGCAAGTTCGGGCACTTCGCTCACTTCTGACCAAATAAGGCTTATCCGTAGGTTCACCCCCAATATTACAGTGTTGTACGATGGTGATGCGGCGGGAATCAAGGCAGCTATTCGCGGAATTGACTTGGTGCTGGAAGAGGGAATGAATGTAAAAGTGGTGCTTTTTCCGGATGGCGACGACCCCGACAGCTACGTAAAAAAAGTGGGGGGTACGGCTTTTAAAGATTTTATCAATCAAAACTCCCAAGACTTCATCACTTTTAAGGCACGCCTGTATATGGAAGAAACCAAACAGGCGGCAAGCGGCGACCAGCCTTTTAAACGTGCCGAAATGATAAGAGAGGTGGTAGAGAGTATTACTAAAATACCTGATGCCATCAAACGATCGGTTTTTTACCGTGAGTGTAGTGCCTTGCTGGAGGTAGACGAGGCGGTACTGATTGATGAGGGTAACAAAATACTGAAGCAAGACGCCAAAAAGAGGCAAGACCGTCAGTTTAGAGAACAAAAAAAACAAGCAAGGGAGCAAAAAAGACAACAACAATTGCCTCCTCCTGCCGATTTTCCGTTTGACCTGCCTCCCCCACCCGATGGCGAATTTTATATCCAGGACGAAGGGCTTATTCAGGTTGACCCAGAGATGACTCCTCCGCCCCTTATCGGGGAAGGTGATGACACTGATGTAGCAACCGAACCTATCACACCTCAAGATCCTTTTAAAAGCCCGATTGCTTTTCAGGAAAAGGAGCATATCAGAATATTGCTCAATTACGCCAATCACGACTTGAAAGAGGATGGCAAACTTTGTGCGTTTTTGCTGGACGAAATAAGTGAGGTGAAGTTTGAAACACCTATTTATGCCAAAATGCTAGAGATTTTCCGCGAAAAACTCAAAGAAGATAACATCATTACGGCTGATTATTTTATCCAACAACACGAAAACGAGGAGATGAAAAAAGCCGCGGTTGATTTGATCTCAGAGCGGTTCGAAATCAGCGAAAACTGGGTGGAACGCCACGGTATTTTTGTGCCCAAAGACGAAGATATCCTGGATAGTATGGTGGTCAAGGCAATTTTGCGGCTAAAACTGCGTCACGTGCGCAAAATGCTGACCGAAAACAGCCTGAAAATGAATGACGCCCAAACTATAGAAGCTCAAGAGGCGGTGATGATGCTACACATGGAGCTTAAAAGTCTGGAAAAAGAAATTGCGGAGCGGTTGGGGAATGTGATTTTGAAGTAA
- a CDS encoding helix-turn-helix domain-containing protein, with the protein MMKKQAKIHKSELIDDLLDSVSPEEETKITRKMQLATKLDEGLKAKGWKKKDLMKAMGQSNASMVTRWLSGTHNFTVDTLIDLERVLDVQLLDIEPPVPSVSFKLTPEIAHNLPPEMINELVNVMQNMMQTLTRKYKIQVNDKPEAKAS; encoded by the coding sequence ATGATGAAGAAACAAGCTAAAATACATAAAAGTGAGTTGATTGATGATTTATTAGATTCAGTCTCTCCTGAAGAAGAAACAAAGATTACAAGAAAAATGCAGTTGGCTACCAAGCTAGATGAGGGGTTAAAAGCCAAAGGTTGGAAGAAAAAAGACTTAATGAAAGCAATGGGACAGTCTAACGCCTCTATGGTTACGCGTTGGTTGAGCGGAACCCACAATTTTACGGTAGATACCTTGATTGACTTAGAAAGGGTACTTGATGTTCAACTCTTAGACATCGAGCCACCAGTTCCTTCGGTATCTTTTAAATTGACTCCTGAAATTGCTCATAACTTGCCGCCAGAGATGATCAATGAACTTGTGAATGTTATGCAAAATATGATGCAAACTTTGACTAGAAAATACAAAATTCAAGTGAACGATAAGCCAGAAGCAAAAGCGAGTTAA
- a CDS encoding 7TM diverse intracellular signaling domain-containing protein — protein sequence MFIRSIIIIFICLVGTLQRAQAQKVVKLTTKQSEIILGDKVAILEDSTQRLSLLQVLKPKNQQRFKPSKDKYPNFGFSHSHFWVKLKLQNQTQPQEKTLESVNQWFLKVAYAPIDYIEFHYQDKNGKWQKRIWGDHVPFANRLVFHPQVVIPFHLTDTQVHTYYLKVYTQGSLQLPLVMQSNHRFNEANMVSEIVFGVLYGVMAIMLMYNLFIFLAIRSYSYLFYCLYILSYLLGQSTLNGHSFQFLWGDYPWWANVALPFSITFGSYCAVLFAIRFLQTYKYVPRWNVVLIGFSVVLFFMIIVTFTTEYQISIITSTLSVMTSSVLMLLTGILVWRRGNRAAKYYIMAWTIVLIGLFMAVLKPYGFLPNHFLVDNANQVGAVIEVIFLSLALADRINIYRKETIEAQAEALATAKENERIITEQNQVLEQKVQERTSEITAQNEELFQQQEEIMAQRDAVESANLTLKDQATELEYAKKSLEEKTIQLNKSLEAAFTIQNAILPYEKELAKLVDSHFLLYSPKDIVSGDFYWLHKEQEHNKTFLAAVDCTGHGVPGAFMSLIGSTLLDRVVKMEQVFDPAEILARLNEEVLNVLRHQDYKSDTGMDVCLCVLEYGEHTQVNITYAGARRPLYFLRDATRELEEIKGDRIHVGGVKTADRTFTNHEFTLFQGDNLYLTSDGYIDQNDLKRKKIGRKRFNELLQSVGGLPMNEQYETLLNTLKTHMEGTEQRDDILVMGVKL from the coding sequence ATGTTTATCAGAAGTATCATCATTATATTTATTTGCCTGGTAGGAACACTACAAAGGGCACAAGCCCAAAAAGTAGTAAAACTTACCACAAAACAATCAGAGATTATCTTAGGCGATAAAGTAGCCATTCTGGAAGATTCTACTCAACGGTTGAGCTTGTTGCAGGTGTTGAAGCCTAAAAATCAGCAACGCTTTAAACCCTCTAAAGACAAATACCCTAATTTTGGTTTTTCCCACTCTCATTTTTGGGTAAAGCTAAAGTTACAAAACCAAACCCAACCCCAGGAGAAAACCCTCGAAAGCGTTAACCAATGGTTTTTGAAGGTAGCTTATGCTCCAATAGATTATATAGAGTTTCATTACCAAGACAAAAACGGTAAATGGCAAAAAAGGATATGGGGCGACCATGTACCTTTTGCCAACAGGCTGGTGTTTCATCCTCAGGTAGTCATTCCTTTTCATTTGACAGACACCCAGGTGCACACTTATTACCTCAAAGTATATACCCAGGGTTCATTACAATTGCCTTTGGTAATGCAAAGCAACCATAGGTTTAACGAAGCCAACATGGTTTCTGAAATCGTTTTTGGAGTGTTGTATGGTGTCATGGCGATCATGCTCATGTATAACTTGTTTATATTTTTAGCCATTCGCAGCTACAGCTACCTGTTTTACTGTCTTTATATATTGTCATACCTATTGGGGCAGTCTACCCTCAACGGACATAGCTTTCAATTTTTGTGGGGCGATTACCCCTGGTGGGCAAACGTTGCCCTGCCTTTTAGCATCACCTTTGGGTCGTATTGTGCGGTATTGTTTGCCATTCGCTTTTTGCAAACCTATAAATATGTCCCCCGCTGGAACGTGGTGTTGATTGGCTTTAGTGTGGTTTTGTTTTTTATGATCATCGTGACCTTTACCACCGAGTACCAAATAAGCATTATTACGTCTACCTTATCGGTCATGACTTCCTCTGTACTTATGTTACTTACGGGTATTTTGGTATGGCGCAGGGGCAACCGCGCCGCTAAATACTACATTATGGCCTGGACTATAGTGTTGATTGGGTTATTTATGGCAGTATTGAAACCTTACGGATTTTTGCCTAATCATTTTTTGGTAGACAATGCCAACCAGGTAGGGGCAGTCATCGAAGTGATTTTCTTGTCGTTGGCGCTTGCCGACCGCATCAACATCTACCGAAAGGAGACTATAGAAGCCCAGGCAGAAGCATTGGCGACTGCCAAAGAAAACGAACGAATTATTACCGAACAAAACCAGGTGCTGGAGCAAAAAGTGCAGGAGCGTACCTCCGAAATTACTGCCCAAAACGAAGAGTTGTTTCAGCAACAAGAAGAGATCATGGCGCAGCGTGATGCGGTAGAGTCGGCAAACCTTACCCTCAAAGACCAGGCTACCGAACTGGAGTATGCTAAAAAGAGCCTTGAGGAAAAAACCATCCAGTTGAACAAAAGCCTGGAAGCTGCTTTTACCATTCAAAATGCCATATTGCCTTACGAAAAGGAATTGGCAAAGTTGGTGGATAGCCACTTCTTGTTATATAGCCCCAAAGACATAGTATCGGGTGACTTTTATTGGTTGCACAAAGAACAAGAGCACAACAAAACTTTTTTGGCGGCGGTAGACTGTACCGGGCACGGGGTACCCGGAGCGTTTATGAGTTTGATTGGAAGTACTTTGCTCGATAGGGTAGTAAAAATGGAACAGGTATTTGACCCGGCAGAGATTTTAGCAAGGCTCAACGAAGAAGTATTGAATGTTTTGCGTCACCAGGACTATAAGAGTGATACAGGAATGGATGTTTGTTTGTGTGTGCTTGAGTATGGTGAACACACTCAGGTAAATATTACGTATGCCGGGGCTCGTCGTCCGTTATACTTTTTGCGTGATGCTACTCGTGAGCTGGAGGAGATCAAAGGAGATCGGATACACGTAGGAGGGGTAAAAACTGCTGATCGTACATTTACCAATCATGAGTTTACCTTGTTTCAGGGCGACAACCTGTACCTGACCAGTGATGGTTATATAGATCAAAACGACTTGAAGCGTAAAAAAATAGGTCGGAAAAGGTTCAACGAACTGTTACAAAGTGTGGGTGGTTTGCCAATGAATGAGCAGTACGAAACTTTGCTCAACACCTTGAAAACACACATGGAAGGCACCGAACAACGCGACGATATATTGGTGATGGGAGTAAAGCTGTAA
- a CDS encoding AAA family ATPase, with product MPTLIDAYDSYKDFNKHAYFTVCFDTLPSVLALRLPMKETKEHMDQVLRLIDTDRFDLEVIYKNWNTEDAKNADFSKDFIYQQMFKSKQEKLLVSVDLDGDRLAVDFLYEAANRHVEEWITATNHAIRTTFGEERGPVFKVLSKDGNSFFTEDVKTKDFDLNIGELYNDDFQEVHETIMESLTADRAGLILLHGDPGTGKTSYIKGLITKHPGQAFIFIQNEFVNELLRPDFVSFLLNHKNAVLIIEDAEKVIITREQSNANSVVSTILQLTDGLFSDYLNIKIICTFNTSIEKIDKALLRKGRMIAYYDFKPLKGEKAAVLMGNLGADAKAKEMTLAEIFSHEERGYGDANKKKKIGF from the coding sequence ATGCCTACATTAATAGACGCCTACGATTCGTACAAAGATTTTAACAAACACGCTTATTTTACCGTGTGTTTCGATACGCTGCCTTCGGTGCTTGCGTTAAGGTTACCCATGAAAGAAACCAAAGAACACATGGATCAAGTGCTTCGGTTGATTGATACTGACAGGTTTGACCTTGAGGTAATTTATAAAAACTGGAATACCGAAGATGCCAAGAATGCCGACTTCTCTAAAGATTTTATTTATCAACAGATGTTCAAAAGCAAGCAAGAAAAACTGCTGGTATCAGTTGATTTAGACGGTGACCGCCTGGCAGTAGACTTTTTGTATGAGGCTGCCAATCGCCACGTAGAAGAGTGGATCACTGCCACCAATCACGCCATTAGAACCACCTTTGGCGAAGAGCGAGGACCTGTATTCAAGGTATTGTCAAAAGATGGCAATTCTTTCTTTACCGAAGATGTAAAAACCAAAGACTTTGACCTCAACATTGGCGAACTCTACAACGACGATTTTCAAGAGGTACACGAAACCATCATGGAGTCCTTGACCGCCGATCGAGCTGGGTTGATATTGCTCCATGGCGACCCTGGCACAGGCAAAACCTCTTACATTAAAGGCTTGATTACCAAGCATCCGGGACAAGCGTTTATTTTTATCCAAAACGAGTTTGTCAATGAATTGCTCCGTCCCGATTTTGTGTCGTTTTTGCTCAACCACAAAAACGCAGTGCTCATCATCGAAGATGCCGAAAAAGTGATCATTACCCGTGAGCAATCCAACGCCAATTCGGTAGTATCTACCATTTTGCAACTCACCGATGGGCTTTTTAGCGATTACCTCAACATCAAAATTATCTGTACTTTCAACACCAGCATTGAGAAAATAGACAAGGCATTGTTGCGCAAGGGACGAATGATTGCCTATTACGATTTTAAACCCTTGAAGGGCGAAAAAGCTGCGGTGTTGATGGGCAACCTGGGGGCAGATGCAAAGGCCAAAGAAATGACGCTTGCCGAGATATTCAGCCACGAAGAACGAGGTTATGGCGATGCGAATAAGAAGAAAAAGATTGGGTTTTAG
- a CDS encoding PP2C family protein-serine/threonine phosphatase, with amino-acid sequence MAKNRVDIILQNKELKRQHQAIEEKNDQLKAQHLHIFNSIRSAETIQQAILPQEALLRDLLFDYFIIFRPRNIVSGDFYWLSSVGTRFQATIESSQRAKTLVAVVDSTGHGVPGAFMSMIGNTLLDRIVKIERVTTPSEILKRMNLEIFLALQQNSNNNDEGMEMGICSFEKLNDRETKVVFSGARRPLYVVHQALSVTKKTIETYKGSRRYLGGKRNIGAQFFDHELVLNSGDAIYISSDGFVDQNSDGRKKFGSEQLVKVLLENAHWAMPKQQQLLTQALDKHQGSSEQRDDILLMGVRIT; translated from the coding sequence ATGGCAAAAAACCGGGTAGATATTATTTTGCAAAACAAAGAGCTCAAAAGGCAACACCAAGCCATTGAAGAAAAAAACGATCAGCTCAAAGCCCAACATTTACACATTTTTAACAGCATTCGGTCTGCCGAAACCATTCAGCAAGCCATTTTGCCCCAAGAAGCGTTGCTACGCGATTTGTTGTTCGATTATTTTATTATATTTCGTCCTCGTAATATTGTTTCGGGCGATTTTTACTGGTTGTCATCGGTAGGTACCCGGTTTCAGGCAACCATCGAAAGCTCCCAAAGAGCCAAAACTCTAGTGGCAGTAGTAGACTCTACCGGACATGGGGTACCAGGTGCTTTTATGAGTATGATTGGCAATACTTTGCTCGACAGAATTGTGAAAATAGAGCGGGTGACTACCCCATCTGAAATTTTAAAACGGATGAACCTGGAGATTTTTTTGGCTTTGCAGCAAAACAGCAACAACAACGACGAAGGAATGGAAATGGGGATATGCTCGTTTGAAAAGCTCAACGATAGGGAAACCAAAGTGGTGTTTTCGGGAGCAAGGCGTCCCTTATATGTGGTACATCAGGCTTTGTCGGTTACCAAAAAAACCATAGAAACCTACAAAGGTAGCCGAAGGTATTTGGGAGGTAAGCGAAATATAGGGGCACAGTTTTTTGACCATGAGCTGGTACTCAACAGTGGTGATGCCATTTATATATCATCCGATGGCTTTGTAGATCAGAACAGCGACGGTCGTAAAAAGTTTGGCTCAGAACAGTTGGTAAAAGTACTCTTGGAAAATGCTCATTGGGCAATGCCCAAGCAGCAGCAACTACTGACTCAGGCGTTGGACAAACACCAGGGCAGCAGCGAGCAAAGAGATGACATATTACTGATGGGGGTAAGGATTACCTGA